Within the Bradyrhizobium cosmicum genome, the region TGTGCCCGGCGTGCGCGAGGCCGCGGTGGTGGCGAAGAAGCATCCGATGCTGGACGAAGTGCCGGTCGTCTTCATCATCCCGCACGGCGGGGTCGCGGGCGCTGCGCCCGACCTTCATGACAGCGTGATGGCCGCCTGCCGCAAGGGCCTTGCCGACTTCAAGGTGCCGCGCGAGGTGAGATTCGTCGACGACATGCCGCGTTCGACGCTGGAGAAGGTGGCGAAGGCGGAGCTACGGAAGATGGTGGGGTGATCAGAACGACCCCAGCGCCACGGGCCTGAATGCCTGCAACAGCTGCTGGTCCAGCTTGCCGCCCATGCCTTCCATCATCGTGAAGGCGCGGGAGTGGGTGAAGGGCATGCGGTAGGCGCGCTTCTCCACCAAAGCGGCGTAGATGTCGACGATCGTCGTCACCCGCACGATGTCGCTGATCTGGTTCGACGACAGATTGTTCGGATAGCCCGAGCCGTCGAGGAATTCGTGATGATGCAGGATGACATCCAGCATCTCCGGCGGGAAGCCGCCTTGCTCGGCGAGCGCGTCGTAGCCGCGGCGCGGATGCTGGCGGACCTCGTCCATCTCCGCGTCGGTGAGCTTGCCGGGCTTGTCGAGCAGCGCCGCGGGAATGAACGCCTTGCCGACGTCGTGCAGCAGGGCGGCGCGGGTCAGCCGGCGCTGGTCGTCCTCGCGCATGCCGAGATGCTGCGCGAAGGCGACCGCGAAGCCGGTGACGAACAGGCAATGCCGATAGCTGCCGACATGATGGCAGCCGACGGTGGTGAGCCATTCGCGCAGCGAGGAGTGCTTGATCGCCTTCAGGATCTTGTTCTCGGCGGCGATGACGTCGTCGAAGCTCAGCGGCACGCCGAGCGGCAGCTTCTCGAACATCTTCGCCAGCACCGCGTGTGCCGCTTCGACGCCGCGGTTGAGTGTCTTGCCGCGATCGGTGGCGTCGTAGGTGGCGGTGTCGGGGAACGCGGCGCGGATGCGCTGCAGGATCGCATCGGGCTGCAGCGGCCGCGAGATCGTGTCGGTGGCCCCTAACGCCCAGGCCTGCATGGTGCCGTGATGCAGGGCATCGGCAAGCACGAACAGGCGCGGCATCGAATGATAGGCATCGCCGCGCAGCTTGTTGCGCACCCGTTGCACGCTGTCGGGCGAGCGCAGGTTGATATCGACGACGAGACCGGACAGATCGCGCGAGGGCCGCTCGGGAATCTGCTCCGTGGTCACCGTCGAGACCTCACCGACCGCCTTCAGGATGCTGGCAAGCTCGCTGCTCGCATCGCTCCGGTCGGAGGCGAGCAGAAGCCGGCGTTTGGCGGCGGATTTGGCTGGCGCGTTCATGGTTTCCCCAAAAGCACGGGAGTGTATTTGGCATCAGCCTATGCCTGATCAGGTTCTCCGGGCCTTAAGAGGCGTGCTCAAAGGAGCCTTGCGGAATTGGACGCAATTTTACCGATCAGCTCCCGCCCGTCCGGTCAGAACGGCAAAAACAACCCCATGCACAGTAGACCGGCCATTGATGACAAAGGAGAATTTTCGGCGCTCCCGCCTCGCCCCCCCGCGTCGTCGCCCGGCCTGACCGGGTGATCCAGTACTCCGGGACGGCGGAGGGATACGGAGAAGCTGCGGCGTACTTGATGCCCCGCCTGCGCGGGGCATGACACCGAGATTGTGGAAGCCGCCCCAAACAAATCCGCCGGAGTTGGCCTCCGGCGGATTGTCTTATTCGGCAGTCACGCTTGCTCTACGCCTTCATCGCGCCCTTCACGGCTTCGGCCGTAATCGGCAGCGCCCGGATGCGGGCGCCGCTGGCGTTGAAGATCGCGTTGCCGATGGCGGGGGCGACCACCGTGACGGCGGGCTCGCCGACGCCGGTGGCCTTTTCGCCGTTGGCGATCACGGCGACCGCGACCTCCGGCATCTGGCTCATGCGCAAGGGCGTGTAGCTGTCGAAATTGGTCTGCTCGATGCCACCGTCCTTGAGCGTTGCCTTCTCGTACATCGCCAGCGACAGGCCCCACAGCGCCGCACCCTCGACCTGGGCGCGGATGTTGTCGGGATGCACCTGGGTGCCGACGTCGGTTGCGACGGTGAGCTTCTTCACCGTCACCTCGCCCGACGGCGCCACCGCGACGTGGGCGACGCACGCCGTCCAGCTCGCGGTCGCGCGCTCCTGCGACGACACGCAGGCGACGCCCATGCCCTCGCCTTTCGGCAATTGCCTGGTGCCGTAGCCGGACAGCCCCATCGCGGCGAGCAGCGTGTTGCGCAGCCGCTGCGCGCCGCCGTCGTTCTTGCCCTTGCCGTCGAGCAGCGCGATGCGGAACTGCGCCGGATCCTGGTTGGTCGCAGCCGCGATCTCGTCGATCATGCTTTCGACCGCCCAGAAGGTCCAACCCGGCGCCACCGAGCGGAGCTGACCTGACGGAGTGGCGTTGTGCGCGAGCTCGTTCTTGATCGCGCGCACATAGTGGTTGGGCACGGTGTAGAAGAAGTCGGCGCCGTTCACCGTGAAGGAATCGAGTGGACCCTTCTTGTCGACCGAGGGCGTGAGGAAATCGGGGATCCCCCAGCGCGCCGTGGGCCAGGCCGACACGACGTCGTGGCTGAGCGCGACGAGCTTGCCGTCACCATCCACGCCGGCCTTGACCTTTTGGTAGGTGAGCGGACGCGAGAAATCCATCGTCATGTCGTTCTCGCGCGTATAGATCACCTTCACCGGCTTGCCGACCGCCTTCGCCGCCTGCACGGCGGGGATCATCATGTCGGCGTCGAGCCTGCGGCCGAAGCCGCCGCCAAGCCACATCTGGTGCATGACCACGAACTTCGGATCGATCCCGGCAGCGCCCGCCGCGATCGCACCTGAACGCGTCGCGAACTGGTTGCCGGAATAGATGTGCAGGATGTCGCCCTTGAACTCCGCGGTGGCGTTCATCGGCTCCATCGGCGCGTGGATGTTGATACTGGTGGTGTACTCCGCCTCCACCACCTTCGCCGCCGAGCCAAATGCAGCTGCAGGATCGCCGTCCTTGACGAAGAACTGGCCGGAATCCTCCAGCTTCTGAAGCCGCTTGGCCTCATCGAGCAGCGACTGGCTCGACACCTTCGCATTCGGACCGGCGTCATAGGCGATCTTCAGCGCCTGCGCTGCCTTCTTGGCGTTGGCGTAGGTGCTGGCCACCGCGACCACCCAGCCCGACGTCGTCTGGGTCTTGTCGTCGAGGGTGACGGCCTTGATGAAGCCCGGCACCTTTTTCGCAGCCGAATCGTCGACCGATTTCACTGTGGCGCCGAAGCGCACCGGCGGCGTCACCACTGCGCCATAGGCCATGCCCGGCAGCATCACGTCGATGCCGTATTTGGCCGTGCCGTTGGTCTTGGAGGGAATGTCGAGCTGCGGCACCGATACGCCGATCATGGTGTATTGATCGGGCGTCTTCAGCTTGATCGCCTTCAGCTCGTCCGGCGTGAAGGTCTTCGTCGCCTTGCCGCTCTTGACGACGTCGGCGAACGACATCTGCTTCTTCGACTTCGCGTGCACGATCATGGAATCGCGCACTGCGAGTTCCG harbors:
- a CDS encoding HD-GYP domain-containing protein, whose translation is MNAPAKSAAKRRLLLASDRSDASSELASILKAVGEVSTVTTEQIPERPSRDLSGLVVDINLRSPDSVQRVRNKLRGDAYHSMPRLFVLADALHHGTMQAWALGATDTISRPLQPDAILQRIRAAFPDTATYDATDRGKTLNRGVEAAHAVLAKMFEKLPLGVPLSFDDVIAAENKILKAIKHSSLREWLTTVGCHHVGSYRHCLFVTGFAVAFAQHLGMREDDQRRLTRAALLHDVGKAFIPAALLDKPGKLTDAEMDEVRQHPRRGYDALAEQGGFPPEMLDVILHHHEFLDGSGYPNNLSSNQISDIVRVTTIVDIYAALVEKRAYRMPFTHSRAFTMMEGMGGKLDQQLLQAFRPVALGSF
- a CDS encoding xanthine dehydrogenase family protein molybdopterin-binding subunit, producing MNKHVKNVTLEATDLNRRSFLVGTAATGLVLGYAGVPGIGEALAAAPASFEPSVWYAIAPDGLVTVTCGKADMGQHIASTMAQIVAEELGAKWSDMRVNLASNDPKFNDPVLGAQITGGSWSTMMNFDAMSRAGAAGRMALTEGAAAAMGVPASELAVRDSMIVHAKSKKQMSFADVVKSGKATKTFTPDELKAIKLKTPDQYTMIGVSVPQLDIPSKTNGTAKYGIDVMLPGMAYGAVVTPPVRFGATVKSVDDSAAKKVPGFIKAVTLDDKTQTTSGWVVAVASTYANAKKAAQALKIAYDAGPNAKVSSQSLLDEAKRLQKLEDSGQFFVKDGDPAAAFGSAAKVVEAEYTTSINIHAPMEPMNATAEFKGDILHIYSGNQFATRSGAIAAGAAGIDPKFVVMHQMWLGGGFGRRLDADMMIPAVQAAKAVGKPVKVIYTRENDMTMDFSRPLTYQKVKAGVDGDGKLVALSHDVVSAWPTARWGIPDFLTPSVDKKGPLDSFTVNGADFFYTVPNHYVRAIKNELAHNATPSGQLRSVAPGWTFWAVESMIDEIAAATNQDPAQFRIALLDGKGKNDGGAQRLRNTLLAAMGLSGYGTRQLPKGEGMGVACVSSQERATASWTACVAHVAVAPSGEVTVKKLTVATDVGTQVHPDNIRAQVEGAALWGLSLAMYEKATLKDGGIEQTNFDSYTPLRMSQMPEVAVAVIANGEKATGVGEPAVTVVAPAIGNAIFNASGARIRALPITAEAVKGAMKA